A part of Desulfotomaculum nigrificans DSM 574 genomic DNA contains:
- a CDS encoding IS200/IS605 family accessory protein TnpB-related protein, with amino-acid sequence MKKRKNNKKKPTKTGGGISYTVCGEFFPEVYPAFRSQKWSRGMEDPLDTEMRLFCSCTRWAFNRLQEDNSRQELKKQGQGTFGINSRYCDDAILKAKAVIESQKELLELEIEETEAKLVRAKKKLSWAEKDLDRAVKANNPAKIEDFKHTVHGRKARVKKLADKLDELKVHRDNGTIPKVIFGGRSLWKRVCRGRVSREEWRQARQDRLYARGDETKGGNPNLKISWHNGEFTLSVTISHLSEQKGTDKKGRPIMTRAPRVTGKLWLPEKHRQKVLELLLSGVPYTVELIKGRDSRYRVHITFAVTAPVLVTNPNQGYLGVDTNPDGAALANVGYTGQPAPWPEGFTVPYPKALHKFAGEFQITMHPNGFLYIKVPELSYSRGFRRTYLIGVLAKVVVDTAKTLGKPIALESLDFGKDRFDTNRKFNRMAANFPFNKMVEAVIRKAFKEGVGVKQVWPAHTSTNGYYKYMERYGIIIHHAAALVIARRAIGFKEYITKELKQKVQAVKEKLSQKVNFLPGEGRGMTRKVKQLFKRLDGKISVHNGLTRYKQESFHSVWHDLKHLALSSR; translated from the coding sequence GTGAAAAAACGGAAGAACAACAAGAAGAAGCCGACTAAGACTGGCGGCGGCATAAGTTACACCGTCTGCGGCGAATTTTTTCCAGAGGTCTACCCTGCCTTCCGCTCTCAAAAGTGGAGCCGCGGGATGGAGGACCCATTAGACACCGAGATGCGGCTGTTCTGCTCCTGCACCCGCTGGGCCTTCAATCGGTTACAGGAAGATAATTCCCGCCAAGAGCTAAAGAAGCAGGGTCAAGGAACATTCGGCATAAACTCCCGCTATTGCGACGACGCCATACTGAAGGCCAAAGCCGTAATTGAATCGCAAAAAGAGCTGCTTGAATTGGAGATCGAAGAAACAGAAGCAAAGTTAGTCCGTGCCAAGAAGAAACTCAGTTGGGCAGAAAAAGACCTGGACAGGGCTGTTAAAGCAAACAATCCGGCTAAAATCGAGGACTTTAAGCACACCGTACACGGCCGCAAAGCCAGGGTAAAAAAGCTGGCTGACAAGCTGGACGAGCTAAAGGTCCACCGGGACAACGGCACCATACCAAAAGTAATTTTCGGAGGCCGTTCTCTGTGGAAGCGAGTGTGCAGAGGCAGGGTTTCGAGAGAAGAATGGCGGCAGGCCCGGCAGGACAGGCTATACGCCCGCGGCGACGAGACCAAAGGAGGCAACCCGAATCTCAAAATAAGCTGGCATAATGGAGAGTTCACCCTGTCTGTGACCATCTCTCACCTGTCCGAACAGAAAGGGACAGACAAGAAGGGTAGACCCATAATGACCAGGGCCCCCCGGGTAACGGGCAAGCTCTGGCTGCCTGAGAAGCACCGGCAAAAAGTGCTGGAGCTGCTCTTATCAGGTGTGCCTTACACTGTGGAGCTAATCAAAGGTAGGGACAGCCGGTATAGGGTGCACATCACCTTTGCCGTTACAGCCCCCGTTTTAGTGACCAACCCCAACCAGGGTTACCTGGGTGTAGACACCAACCCCGACGGAGCAGCGCTGGCCAACGTCGGTTACACCGGACAGCCCGCGCCCTGGCCGGAAGGTTTCACCGTACCCTATCCGAAAGCACTGCACAAATTCGCCGGGGAATTTCAGATAACCATGCACCCGAACGGGTTTCTTTACATCAAGGTACCCGAATTGTCCTACAGCCGGGGCTTCCGGCGCACGTACTTAATTGGCGTGCTTGCCAAAGTAGTGGTGGACACAGCTAAAACTTTAGGCAAACCCATCGCTTTAGAGAGCCTGGACTTCGGCAAAGACCGTTTTGACACCAACCGGAAATTCAACCGCATGGCGGCCAATTTTCCGTTCAATAAGATGGTCGAGGCCGTCATCCGTAAAGCCTTCAAAGAAGGCGTCGGTGTAAAGCAAGTCTGGCCGGCGCACACGTCCACCAACGGCTATTACAAATACATGGAGCGTTACGGCATAATTATCCACCACGCCGCGGCATTAGTGATAGCCCGCCGGGCAATCGGTTTCAAAGAGTACATAACCAAAGAGTTAAAGCAGAAAGTTCAGGCCGTCAAAGAGAAACTGAGTCAAAAGGTAAATTTCTTGCCTGGGGAAGGAAGAGGGATGACCCGAAAGGTGAAGCAACTCTTCAAGCGGCTGGACGGAAAGATTTCTGTACACAACGGTTTGACCCGTTACAAACAGGAATCGTTTCACTCTGTCTGGCATGACTTGAAACACCTTGCTTTATCAAGTAGGTGA
- the hisH gene encoding imidazole glycerol phosphate synthase subunit HisH, with amino-acid sequence MIAIIDYGMGNLRSVQKGFAQVGYQADIVQDPAAVEAAPAVVLPGVGAFADAMENLKRAGMIEAIHRAVAAGKPFLGICLGQQLLFESSEEFGATKGLGIFPGVVKRFPVGELKVPHMGWNQVAIQRPSPLLEGIPDGAAFYFVHSYYVQPADPALAVTLTEYGLKFASIVGRDNVFGIQFHPEKSSTLGLRILKNFGRMVRS; translated from the coding sequence ATGATTGCTATTATCGACTACGGCATGGGTAATTTGCGCAGTGTACAAAAGGGTTTTGCCCAGGTGGGCTACCAGGCGGACATAGTACAGGATCCGGCGGCGGTGGAGGCTGCTCCGGCGGTGGTGTTACCTGGAGTGGGGGCCTTTGCCGATGCGATGGAAAACTTAAAGCGGGCCGGTATGATTGAGGCCATTCATCGGGCGGTGGCGGCAGGCAAGCCCTTTTTGGGTATTTGCCTGGGCCAGCAGTTGTTGTTTGAGTCCAGTGAAGAATTTGGCGCCACCAAGGGGCTGGGGATTTTCCCCGGTGTGGTTAAGCGCTTTCCGGTCGGGGAGTTAAAGGTGCCCCATATGGGTTGGAACCAGGTGGCCATCCAACGACCCAGCCCGCTTTTGGAAGGCATTCCGGACGGTGCAGCCTTTTACTTTGTCCACTCCTATTATGTTCAACCGGCAGACCCGGCTTTAGCCGTGACTCTTACGGAATACGGCCTGAAGTTTGCCTCCATTGTGGGCCGGGATAATGTTTTTGGCATCCAGTTTCACCCGGAAAAAAGCAGTACCCTGGGCCTAAGGATACTTAAGAATTTCGGAAGGATGGTGAGGTCATGA
- the hisG gene encoding ATP phosphoribosyltransferase yields MVADRDILTVALPKGTLYHNSVKLLGLAGLDTEFVQDPGRQLLLYSVKDAVRFIICRPTDIPTYVEYGAADLGLVGKDTIVEQQKDVYELLDLKFGGCRFMVAVPEGAEQDLHKWNQARVATKFPRIAEAFFRQQGMQMEIIKLHGNIELAPIVGLAEMIVDLVSTGRTLRENKLVPVAEVLNSTTRLIANRVSHRLKNERINPLVEKIRQVVEEGKLEA; encoded by the coding sequence TTGGTTGCTGATAGAGATATTTTAACCGTGGCCTTGCCAAAGGGCACACTTTACCATAATTCAGTTAAATTACTGGGTTTGGCCGGACTGGACACAGAGTTTGTACAGGACCCGGGACGCCAGTTATTGCTTTATTCCGTGAAGGATGCGGTGCGTTTTATCATTTGCCGCCCTACGGATATTCCCACCTATGTGGAATATGGAGCAGCGGATTTAGGTCTGGTTGGTAAGGACACCATTGTCGAACAACAAAAGGATGTCTATGAATTATTAGATTTAAAATTTGGTGGTTGCCGCTTTATGGTGGCCGTGCCTGAAGGTGCCGAGCAAGACCTGCATAAGTGGAATCAGGCCAGGGTGGCTACTAAATTCCCCCGCATTGCCGAAGCATTTTTCCGGCAACAGGGCATGCAGATGGAAATTATCAAACTACACGGCAACATTGAATTGGCCCCTATTGTTGGTTTGGCCGAAATGATTGTGGACCTGGTATCCACCGGACGCACCTTAAGAGAAAACAAGCTGGTACCGGTGGCCGAGGTATTAAATTCAACCACCCGTCTCATTGCTAACCGGGTCAGTCACCGGCTGAAGAATGAGCGGATCAATCCGCTGGTGGAGAAAATTCGCCAGGTGGTGGAGGAGGGAAAACTTGAGGCATGA
- the hisD gene encoding histidinol dehydrogenase translates to MIRIIRSTDAEAVNSLLNSRTAERPELAAQVSRIMAEVRANGDNALCEMARRFDGASLTPDQLRVTAEEINEAYTKVDGEVLKSLRLARERIAAFHQKQLSRSWFQPEADGTVLGQLITPLDRVGIYVPGGRASYPSSVLMNAVPAKVAGVAEIVMVTPPMADGKVNPYTLVAAAEAGVNEIYKVGGAQAVAALAYGTPTIKPVDKITGPGNIYVTLAKRMVYGQVDIDMLAGPSEVLVVADSSANPVYAAADMLSQAEHDPMASAVLVTHDAELAASVSRELARQLSELPRRQVAGEALANHGAIIITKDLMESVQLANRLAPEHLELLVQEPFKLLGQIKHAGAIFLGHHSPEPVGDYLAGPNHVLPTGGTARFYSPLNVDTFMKKSSVIAFSQQSLNQLGDDIIRLAEVEGLQAHANAVRVRLARG, encoded by the coding sequence ATGATTAGAATTATCCGGTCGACAGATGCTGAGGCCGTAAATTCCCTGCTAAACAGCCGGACTGCAGAGCGACCGGAATTGGCCGCTCAGGTTAGCCGGATTATGGCTGAGGTGCGGGCTAACGGGGATAACGCTCTGTGTGAAATGGCCCGGCGCTTTGATGGAGCCAGTCTTACCCCAGACCAATTACGGGTAACTGCGGAAGAAATAAATGAAGCTTATACTAAGGTAGACGGGGAAGTCCTCAAATCATTAAGGTTAGCCCGGGAGCGTATTGCCGCATTTCATCAAAAGCAGTTGAGTCGGTCCTGGTTTCAACCCGAAGCGGATGGCACAGTACTGGGCCAGTTGATTACCCCCTTGGACCGGGTGGGCATTTATGTGCCGGGAGGCCGGGCCTCTTACCCGTCATCGGTATTAATGAATGCAGTGCCGGCTAAAGTGGCCGGAGTGGCAGAGATTGTCATGGTCACCCCGCCTATGGCTGATGGCAAAGTAAACCCCTATACCCTGGTGGCTGCGGCCGAGGCCGGCGTTAACGAAATTTACAAGGTGGGTGGGGCCCAGGCGGTGGCAGCCTTGGCCTACGGTACCCCCACCATTAAACCGGTGGATAAAATCACCGGGCCGGGTAACATTTACGTCACCCTGGCCAAACGGATGGTATACGGACAGGTGGATATTGATATGTTGGCCGGCCCCAGTGAAGTACTGGTGGTGGCCGACAGTTCGGCCAACCCGGTCTATGCCGCGGCGGACATGCTCTCACAAGCCGAACACGACCCCATGGCCTCGGCGGTGCTGGTAACTCACGATGCGGAATTGGCCGCATCAGTTAGCCGGGAACTGGCTCGCCAGCTAAGCGAACTACCCCGCCGGCAGGTGGCCGGGGAGGCCCTGGCTAACCACGGGGCCATCATTATAACTAAGGATTTGATGGAGTCGGTGCAACTGGCCAACCGGTTGGCACCGGAACACCTGGAATTGCTGGTACAGGAGCCATTTAAGCTGTTAGGTCAGATTAAACATGCCGGGGCCATCTTTTTAGGTCACCATTCGCCTGAACCGGTGGGTGACTATTTGGCCGGCCCCAATCATGTGCTGCCCACAGGTGGCACGGCCCGGTTTTATTCTCCCTTAAATGTGGATACCTTTATGAAAAAATCCAGTGTCATTGCCTTTTCCCAGCAGAGCTTAAACCAACTGGGTGACGATATTATCCGTCTGGCCGAGGTTGAGGGCCTGCAGGCCCATGCCAACGCAGTCAGGGTCAGACTGGCACGAGGATAA
- the hisZ gene encoding ATP phosphoribosyltransferase regulatory subunit, whose product MTSSRFGRLAPGVRDLLPAEAYRMRGLQDKFLQLVSAWGYQEVITPTFEYLENVASEELQEDKLFKFLDRQGHLMALRPDMTRPMARLVATRMKGVTPPLRLFYLANVFNYEEPQVGRQREFCQAGVELMGYSTPQADAEVVALVTEYLSSTGLSDFQISVGHVGIFHGLVQQLGLAKEEAQSLKEALGNKDFVKVEEILSNHAATPAEARRALDLIELRGGPEILNKAMELAADGPAADALKNLRSLYQGLQDHGVEQYITLDLGLLRGLDYYTGLVFEGYSVAMGFPICGGGRYNQLLSTFGHPLPATGFAVNLERVLVALERLQGPPQDPAPDVLVAWEEGGYANALAEAGRLRNQGLKVITALAELPPAKAKSEAVSQGVRKMIYFRGDGTSEETLI is encoded by the coding sequence ATGACATCCAGTCGATTTGGTCGTTTAGCTCCGGGGGTAAGGGATCTGTTACCGGCAGAGGCCTATCGCATGCGGGGGTTACAAGATAAGTTTCTACAGCTGGTTAGCGCCTGGGGTTATCAAGAAGTGATTACCCCCACCTTTGAATACCTGGAAAATGTGGCTTCCGAGGAGTTACAGGAAGATAAGTTGTTTAAATTTTTGGATCGGCAGGGTCATTTAATGGCTCTGCGGCCCGATATGACCAGACCTATGGCGCGCCTGGTTGCCACCAGAATGAAAGGTGTCACCCCACCACTGCGTCTTTTTTATTTGGCTAACGTGTTTAATTACGAGGAACCACAGGTGGGTCGACAGCGAGAATTTTGCCAGGCTGGTGTAGAATTAATGGGTTATTCCACTCCCCAGGCAGATGCCGAAGTGGTGGCCCTGGTCACCGAGTATTTAAGCAGCACCGGATTAAGTGATTTTCAAATTAGTGTTGGCCATGTGGGCATATTTCACGGACTGGTGCAGCAATTAGGGCTGGCCAAAGAGGAAGCCCAAAGTCTTAAAGAGGCTCTGGGTAATAAGGATTTTGTCAAGGTGGAGGAAATTCTGTCCAACCATGCAGCAACCCCGGCAGAAGCCAGGCGAGCCCTGGACTTGATAGAACTGCGGGGCGGCCCGGAAATTTTAAACAAGGCTATGGAACTGGCCGCGGATGGACCGGCCGCCGATGCCCTGAAAAACTTGCGTTCCCTGTACCAGGGGCTGCAGGATCACGGGGTAGAGCAGTATATTACTTTGGATTTGGGCCTTTTAAGGGGCCTGGACTATTATACCGGCCTGGTATTTGAAGGATATTCAGTAGCCATGGGCTTTCCCATTTGCGGCGGCGGGCGTTATAACCAGTTGCTGTCCACCTTTGGCCATCCATTGCCGGCCACCGGATTTGCGGTGAATTTGGAAAGAGTGCTGGTGGCCTTGGAACGCCTGCAGGGGCCTCCCCAGGACCCGGCCCCGGATGTGCTGGTGGCCTGGGAGGAAGGTGGTTACGCCAACGCTCTGGCCGAGGCCGGCAGGCTCAGAAACCAGGGGTTAAAGGTAATTACCGCTTTAGCTGAGTTACCCCCGGCCAAAGCCAAGTCCGAGGCTGTGAGCCAGGGAGTAAGAAAGATGATTTATTTTCGGGGTGACGGTACCAGCGAGGAAACTTTAATCTAA
- the hisB gene encoding imidazoleglycerol-phosphate dehydratase HisB, whose translation MSQQRKAQLARKTAETDINVCLNLDGTGIYEVQTGVGFLDHMLCLWARHGALDLTIKARGDTYIDDHHTVEDIGITLGLAIKEALGDKAGINRYGHALVPMDEALILVALDLSGRGHLELDLPLPSTKVGSFDTELVEEFFRAMAVNGGITLHVRMLSGRNTHHIIEGAFKALGRALRQAVARDERLTGIPSTKGVLS comes from the coding sequence ATGAGTCAGCAAAGAAAAGCACAGTTGGCCAGAAAAACTGCCGAAACAGATATTAATGTTTGTTTAAACTTGGACGGTACCGGGATCTATGAGGTACAAACAGGTGTGGGTTTTCTGGATCATATGCTGTGCCTGTGGGCCAGGCACGGGGCCCTGGACCTGACCATCAAAGCCAGGGGTGATACATATATTGATGATCACCATACGGTGGAGGACATTGGCATTACCCTGGGCCTGGCCATCAAAGAGGCCCTGGGTGACAAAGCCGGGATTAACCGGTATGGCCATGCCCTGGTGCCCATGGATGAGGCCCTGATCCTGGTGGCCCTGGATCTCAGCGGCCGGGGCCACTTAGAACTTGATTTACCCCTGCCCAGCACCAAGGTGGGCAGCTTTGATACAGAGCTGGTGGAGGAGTTTTTCCGGGCCATGGCGGTAAACGGTGGCATTACTCTGCATGTGCGGATGCTCAGTGGCCGCAATACCCACCACATTATCGAAGGGGCCTTTAAGGCCCTGGGCCGGGCTTTGCGCCAGGCGGTGGCCAGAGATGAACGGCTAACCGGTATTCCTTCCACCAAGGGGGTATTGTCATGA
- the hisF gene encoding imidazole glycerol phosphate synthase subunit HisF produces the protein MLMKRIIPCLDVTDGRVVKGTNFVNLRDAGDPVELAALYDREGADELVFLDITASSDGRATMLDVVRRTAEEVFIPFTVGGGIRTVDDMRLMLKAGADKIAINTAAVKNPQVISEGALKFGSQCIVLAIDARQVAPEKWEVYIHGGRTPTGIDAVEWARRGEELGAGEILLTSMDRDGTKEGFDLALTSTIARAVKIPVIASGGVGNLEHIADGLTRGMADAALAASIFHFGEYTIRQAKEYLKQRGVPVRI, from the coding sequence ATGCTGATGAAGCGAATTATTCCCTGCCTGGATGTAACGGATGGCCGAGTGGTTAAAGGAACCAATTTTGTTAACCTGAGAGACGCCGGGGATCCGGTGGAACTGGCCGCCCTGTACGATCGGGAGGGGGCCGATGAACTGGTATTTCTGGATATCACTGCTTCTTCCGATGGCCGGGCCACCATGCTGGATGTGGTACGCCGCACCGCCGAAGAGGTGTTTATCCCTTTTACCGTGGGCGGTGGCATTCGCACCGTAGATGATATGCGGTTAATGTTGAAGGCCGGGGCGGATAAAATAGCCATTAACACCGCGGCCGTTAAAAATCCTCAAGTTATTTCCGAAGGGGCCCTCAAATTTGGCAGCCAGTGTATTGTGCTGGCCATTGATGCCCGCCAGGTGGCACCGGAAAAGTGGGAGGTTTACATCCACGGCGGCCGCACCCCCACCGGCATTGACGCGGTGGAATGGGCCCGCCGGGGTGAAGAGCTGGGAGCCGGTGAAATTTTACTCACCAGTATGGACCGGGATGGTACCAAGGAAGGATTTGACCTGGCCCTAACCAGCACCATTGCTCGGGCGGTTAAAATTCCGGTGATTGCCTCCGGCGGGGTGGGCAACCTGGAGCACATAGCCGATGGCTTAACCCGGGGAATGGCTGATGCTGCCTTAGCGGCTTCCATCTTTCACTTTGGTGAGTACACTATCAGGCAGGCCAAGGAATATTTAAAGCAGCGGGGAGTGCCGGTGAGGATTTGA
- the purD gene encoding phosphoribosylamine--glycine ligase, translating to MKILVVGGGGREHALVWKLRQSPKVDQIFCAPGNAGISQIATCVNIPAGDVYGLLNFAQQQQIDLTVVGPEIPLTNGIVDIFEQAGLKIFGPTRAAAEIEGSKALAKEIMAKYNIPTARYGIFADAAQAKEYIKQYGAPCVVKADGLAAGKGVIVAMDEETALAAVDIIMAQRAFGQAGDKVVIEEYLQGEEVSVLAFVEGDTIIPMVASQDHKRVGDHDTGPNTGGMGAYAPAPLYTPELAEIVERDILQPTVKALAAEGRPYRGVLYAGLMITDAGPKVLEFNARFGDPETQPVLSLLETDLVDIIEAILEGRLASQPVTWKNGAAVCVVMAAQGYPGNYERGQEIKGLNNLPSGIEVFHAGTALKDGKIVTDGGRVLGVTAVGTDIADAIKKAYQGVAAIHFAGAHYRTDIGQKALEKLKGA from the coding sequence ATGAAGATTTTAGTGGTTGGCGGGGGCGGCCGGGAACATGCCTTGGTGTGGAAGTTAAGGCAAAGCCCCAAGGTTGATCAAATATTCTGTGCCCCAGGCAATGCCGGTATTAGCCAAATAGCCACCTGTGTTAATATCCCGGCCGGGGACGTTTATGGTCTGCTTAATTTTGCTCAGCAACAGCAAATTGATCTTACGGTGGTGGGCCCGGAGATACCTTTAACCAACGGTATTGTAGATATTTTTGAACAGGCAGGGCTAAAAATATTTGGCCCTACCCGGGCAGCCGCTGAAATTGAGGGCAGTAAAGCCCTGGCCAAAGAAATTATGGCCAAATATAATATTCCCACTGCCCGCTATGGTATCTTTGCAGATGCGGCACAGGCCAAAGAATATATCAAACAATACGGTGCTCCCTGTGTGGTTAAAGCAGACGGTTTGGCCGCAGGCAAGGGTGTTATTGTGGCTATGGATGAAGAGACGGCCCTGGCCGCTGTGGACATTATTATGGCCCAACGGGCCTTTGGTCAGGCTGGGGACAAAGTGGTCATTGAAGAATATTTGCAGGGTGAAGAAGTCAGTGTACTGGCCTTTGTGGAGGGCGATACCATTATTCCCATGGTGGCCTCCCAGGATCACAAGCGGGTGGGGGATCACGATACCGGACCTAACACCGGCGGGATGGGTGCCTATGCACCGGCTCCCCTGTATACTCCGGAGTTGGCAGAGATCGTAGAGCGGGATATCCTGCAGCCCACGGTAAAGGCTCTGGCGGCCGAAGGACGGCCTTACCGGGGAGTGCTGTATGCGGGGCTGATGATTACCGATGCCGGCCCCAAAGTATTAGAATTTAACGCCCGGTTTGGTGACCCTGAGACCCAGCCGGTACTGAGTTTGTTGGAAACAGACCTGGTGGATATTATTGAAGCCATACTGGAAGGAAGATTGGCCAGCCAACCTGTTACCTGGAAGAATGGTGCTGCCGTTTGCGTGGTGATGGCAGCCCAGGGCTATCCCGGCAATTATGAACGAGGACAGGAAATTAAAGGACTAAACAACCTGCCCTCGGGAATAGAGGTTTTCCATGCAGGTACCGCTCTCAAGGATGGCAAAATAGTGACCGACGGAGGCCGGGTATTAGGGGTAACCGCTGTAGGTACAGACATTGCAGATGCCATTAAGAAGGCCTATCAAGGTGTGGCGGCCATTCACTTTGCCGGTGCCCATTACCGCACAGACATTGGGCAAAAGGCACTAGAAAAACTAAAAGGGGCCTAA
- the hisA gene encoding 1-(5-phosphoribosyl)-5-[(5-phosphoribosylamino)methylideneamino]imidazole-4-carboxamide isomerase, with product MIIFPAIDLKEGQCVRLIEGRMDSATIYSRDPGSTARAWQEQGAEFIHVVDLDGAFAGQPRNRASIMQIVQSVSIPVQVGGGIRDMETIADLLNMGVNRVILGSAAILRPELVAEACRRYGDRVLVGIDARDGMVAIQGWGETVSKTAVDLAREVKQLGIKRVVFTDIRRDGKLSGPNLAATAELARASGLKVIASGGVASLDDIRAVKALEADGVEGAIMGKALYAGTVKLAEALAIARGEDATC from the coding sequence ATGATTATTTTTCCGGCCATTGATTTAAAGGAAGGACAGTGTGTCCGACTGATTGAAGGACGTATGGACAGCGCCACCATCTATTCCCGTGATCCGGGCAGCACCGCCAGGGCCTGGCAGGAACAGGGGGCTGAGTTCATTCATGTGGTGGATTTGGACGGGGCCTTTGCCGGGCAACCACGCAACCGGGCATCCATTATGCAGATTGTCCAATCGGTGAGCATACCGGTGCAGGTAGGTGGCGGCATCCGGGATATGGAAACCATTGCGGATTTGCTGAATATGGGGGTCAACCGGGTTATTCTAGGCAGTGCGGCCATCCTGCGACCGGAGCTGGTGGCCGAAGCATGCCGCCGGTACGGTGACCGGGTGCTGGTTGGTATTGATGCCCGGGACGGCATGGTGGCTATCCAGGGTTGGGGTGAAACGGTGTCGAAAACAGCCGTTGACCTGGCTCGGGAAGTAAAACAATTAGGTATCAAGCGGGTGGTTTTTACTGATATCAGGCGGGACGGTAAACTAAGCGGTCCCAACCTGGCTGCCACTGCTGAACTGGCCCGGGCCAGCGGCTTAAAAGTTATTGCCTCCGGTGGAGTGGCTTCTTTAGATGATATTCGGGCCGTTAAAGCCCTGGAAGCTGATGGGGTGGAAGGAGCCATCATGGGTAAAGCCCTGTACGCCGGGACGGTTAAGTTAGCCGAGGCCCTGGCCATTGCCCGGGGGGAGGATGCCACATGCTGA
- the hisC gene encoding histidinol-phosphate transaminase, whose protein sequence is MREMFDLQKLVRPGLDKLVPYDAHLYTGVIKLDANENPYPFPAEAAQKIGALAAGDVLSRYPDAGATELRQAIAKYTGVQPEQVMVGNGSDELILNILLTFGTGGRVLITNPTFSMYKIHSLVAGARPIPVPRRSDFSLDVPAVINYARQSESRVIFICSPNNPTGNGSTLEEIEAVLSQVNCLVVVDQAYLEFGGADCRPLLDKYPQLIILRTFSKAFSLAGLRVGYMLANADVLRQIQKVKQPYNLNSFSQAAALAVLTNREPFLKQIQDIITERKALQEGLQSIPGVTTYPSVTNFIMFRTNYDSKLIYQQLLDRKILIRKLGGPELPGCLRVTVGTAEENKLFLQALGQVMDELGRFVTATLFPTNLNKT, encoded by the coding sequence GTGCGTGAGATGTTTGATTTACAAAAGTTAGTACGTCCAGGGTTGGATAAACTGGTGCCCTACGATGCGCACCTGTATACCGGGGTCATCAAGTTGGATGCCAACGAGAATCCCTATCCCTTTCCGGCGGAAGCAGCTCAAAAGATAGGTGCCCTGGCCGCCGGGGATGTACTGAGCCGTTACCCGGATGCCGGGGCAACTGAACTGCGGCAGGCCATCGCCAAGTACACCGGTGTGCAACCGGAGCAGGTGATGGTGGGTAACGGGTCAGACGAATTGATCCTGAATATATTGCTGACCTTTGGCACCGGTGGCCGGGTGTTAATTACTAACCCCACTTTTTCCATGTATAAAATCCACTCTCTGGTGGCCGGTGCCAGGCCTATACCGGTGCCCCGGCGAAGTGATTTTTCTTTGGATGTACCGGCAGTGATAAATTATGCCCGGCAATCGGAGTCACGGGTGATCTTTATTTGTTCCCCCAACAATCCCACCGGCAATGGTTCTACCCTGGAAGAAATAGAAGCGGTGTTAAGTCAGGTTAACTGCCTGGTGGTGGTGGATCAGGCTTACCTGGAGTTTGGCGGCGCTGACTGCCGGCCTTTATTGGATAAATACCCCCAGCTCATTATTTTAAGGACCTTCTCCAAGGCCTTTTCCCTGGCTGGTTTACGGGTAGGATATATGCTGGCCAATGCTGATGTGCTGCGGCAGATCCAAAAGGTAAAGCAGCCCTATAATTTAAACTCCTTTTCCCAGGCCGCTGCCCTGGCAGTGTTAACCAACCGGGAACCCTTTTTAAAACAAATACAGGACATCATAACCGAACGTAAGGCCCTGCAGGAAGGACTGCAATCCATCCCAGGGGTAACCACCTATCCATCGGTAACTAACTTCATTATGTTCCGGACCAACTACGACAGTAAATTAATCTACCAGCAGTTACTGGACCGGAAAATTTTGATCCGGAAACTGGGTGGCCCTGAACTGCCCGGATGTCTCCGGGTAACGGTGGGTACGGCTGAGGAAAACAAACTGTTTTTACAGGCCCTGGGCCAAGTGATGGATGAACTGGGGAGGTTTGTAACAGCTACCTTATTTCCGACAAACCTTAACAAAACATGA
- a CDS encoding YerC/YecD family TrpR-related protein codes for MAYDGKLKDVLHDRLFEAILTLKDIDECYRFFEDICTVSELHSLAQRLEVAKMLEANRTYGEIASKTGASTATISRVKRCLNYGADGYKLVLSRLADPSPLSGDNK; via the coding sequence TTGGCGTATGACGGTAAGCTGAAAGACGTCCTCCATGACCGGCTTTTTGAGGCGATTCTTACCTTAAAAGATATCGATGAGTGCTACCGGTTCTTTGAAGATATTTGTACTGTTTCGGAGCTGCATTCACTGGCTCAACGCTTGGAAGTGGCCAAGATGCTGGAGGCTAACCGGACCTATGGTGAAATTGCCAGTAAAACCGGCGCCAGTACCGCCACCATTAGCCGGGTTAAACGCTGCTTGAACTATGGTGCAGATGGGTATAAGTTGGTTTTATCCAGACTGGCTGATCCCAGCCCTTTAAGCGGGGACAATAAATAA